In Strigops habroptila isolate Jane chromosome 2, bStrHab1.2.pri, whole genome shotgun sequence, one genomic interval encodes:
- the TGFBRAP1 gene encoding transforming growth factor-beta receptor-associated protein 1, whose product MSVKAFKLVSAVEREMLMGDKNYINIECIECCGRNLYIGTNDCFIYHFLLDEKISTAGKITFAATKQLHKYLGLKKPVSELKAASALTRLLVLCDNTITLVNMMNLEPVPTGARIKGAVTFTLNENPVSGDPFCVEVCIISVKRRTIQMFMVFEDRVQIVKEVFTPEQPCAVAVDGYYLCLALTTQYIILNYNTGVSQDLFPYCSDEKRPIVKRIGRQEFLLAGPGGLGMFATVDGISQRAPVHWSENVIGAALCFPYVVALDDEFITVHSMLDQQQKQTLPFKEGHILQDFEGKVIVATNKGVYILVPLPLEKQIQDLLASHRVEEALVLAKGARRNIPKEKFQVMYKRILQQAGFIQFAQLQFLEAKELFRSGQLDVRELISLYPFLLPTSSSFIRSHPPLHEYADLNQLTQGDQEKMTKCKRFLMSYLNEVRSTEVANGYKEDIDTALLKLYAEANHESLLDLLVSENFCLLTDSAAWLEKHKKYFALGLLYHYNGQDAAALQLWVKIVDGDIEDATRSDLYEYIVDFLTFCSDQDLVWKYFEWVLQKNEEVGVQIFTKRPLEEQEKNNINPDDIISCLNKYPKARIKYLEHLVLERKIEKEKYHTHLAILYLEAILQLKSVTTDNCTETTELLLKLRSLLQKSDLYRIHFILDKIQGTDLHMESAILYGKLEEHEKALHILVHELKDYHAAEEYCIWNSENRDMQYRQRLFHMLLSVYLNPGTSDCALVMAAVDLLNNHAAEFDAGLVLQVVPDSWSVQLLSPFLAGAVRQSIHTKRMTQAALGLAQAENLIYKHEKVKQRGTPILLSDKKVCQVCQNPFCEPVFVRYPNGGMVHTHCAANRHLNSNMTHHSSSSSNQT is encoded by the exons ATGAGTGTTAAAGCTTTCAAGCTCGTTTCTGCTGTTGAGCGGGAGATGTTAATGGGAGACAAAAATTACATCAACATCGAATGCATTGAGTGTTGTGGAAGGAACCTCTACATTGGAACCAATGACTGCTTTATCTATCACTTTCTATTGGACGAAAAGATATCAACAGctggaaaaattacttttgctgcCACCAAGCAACTGCATAAATACCTGGGCTTGAAGAAGCCTGTGAGTGAGTTGAAAGCAGCCTCTGCCCTCACCAGGCTGCTTGTGCTTTGCGACAACACAATAACACTAGTTAACATGATGAACCTGGAACCTGTCCCCACTGGTGCTCGAATCAAAGGAGCTGTGACATTCACATTAAATGAAAACCCTGTGAGTGGGGATCCTTTCTGTGTTGAAGTCTGCATTATCTCGGTCAAGCGACGGACCATCCAAATGTTCATGGTGTTTGAAGACAGAGTCCAGATAGTGAAGGAAGTGTTTACTCCAGAGCAACCCTGTGCTGTGGCTGTAGATGGTTATTACTTGTGTCTTGCGCTTACTACACAGTATATAATTTTGAATTATAATACTGGAGTCTCCCAGGATCTATTTCCTTATTGCAGTGATGAGAAACGGCCAATTGTGAAAAGGATAGGCAGACAAGAGTTTCTGTTGGCTGGCCCTGGAGGCCTAG gCATGTTTGCAACTGTAGATGGCATTTCACAGCGTGCCCCTGTGCACTGGTCGGAGAACGTGATTGGAGCAGCTTTGTGCTTTCCTTATGTGGTTGCTCTTGATGATGAGTTCATTACAGTGCATAGCATGCTGGaccagcagcaaaagcaaacccTGCCTTTTAAAGAAGGTCACATTCTACAGGACTTTGAAG GAAAGGTGATTGTTGCTACTAATAAGGGAGTGTATATCTTGGTGCCACTAcctttggaaaaacagattCAGGATCTTCTAGCTAGCCACAGAGTGGAAGAAGCCCTTGTTCTAGCAAAAGGAGCTCGAAGAAATAttccaaaagagaaatttcag GTAATGTACAAACGaatcctgcagcaggcaggttttATACAGTTTGCACAGCTTCAGTTCCTTGAAGCAAAAGAACTCTTCAG AAGCGGCCAGCTTGATGTCCGGGAGCTGATCTCTCTCTACCCCTTCCTGTTGCCTACTTCCTCTTCATTTATACGGTCTCATCCCCCTCTGCATGAGTACGCGGACCTAAACCAGCTGACCCAAGGGGACCAGGAGAAGATGACAAAATGCAAACGGTTCCTCATGAGTTACTTGAATGAAGTCCGCAGCACTGAGGTGGCAAATGGCTACAAGGAAGATATTGACACAGCTTTACTCAAGCTATATGCAGAGGCAAATCATGAAAGCCTGCTGGATCTGCTAGTTTCGGAGAACTTTTGTCTCTTAACAGATAGTGCTGCCTGgctggaaaaacacaaaaa GTATTTTGCACTTGGTCTCCTATATCACTACAATGGtcaggatgctgcagcacttCAG TTATGGGTGAAAATAGTTGATGGAGACATTGAAGACGCTACACGTTCAGATCTCTATGAATATATAGTAGACTTCCTTACATTCTGCTCAGACCAAGATCTAGTGTGGAAATACTTTGAGTGggttttacagaaaaatgaagag GTTGGTGTACAGATTTTCACTAAAAGGCCTTTggaagaacaggagaaaaacaacattaatCCAGATGATATCATCAGTTGCCTTAACAAATATCCTAAAGCACGTATTAAATATCTAGAACATCTTGTACTGGAAAGGAAGATAGAG AAGGAAAAGTACCATACTCATCTAGCTATCTTGTACTTGGAGGCAATACTTCAGCTAAAATCTGTGACCACAGATAATTGTACAGAAACAACTGAACTGCTGCTTAAACTACGCAGTCTTCTTCAGAAATCTGATCTTTATAGAATTCACTTTATTTTGG ACAAAATCCAGGGCACAGACCTTCATATGGAAAGTGCAATTTTATATGGAAAACTAGAAGAACACGAGAAGGCTTTGCATATCCTTGTCCACGAGTTAAAGGACTACCATGCTGCTGAAGAATACTGTATATGGAACTCTGAGAACAGAGACATGCAGTACAGACAGAGGCTGTTCCATATGTTGCTGTCAGTGTATCTAAATCCAGGCACTTCAGATTGTGCACTAGTCATGGCTGCTGTGGACCTCTTGAATAACCACGCTGCTGAGTTTGATGCGGGTCTAGTTTTGCAGGTGGTGCCTGACAGCTGGTCAGTGCAGCTCCTCTCTCCGTTCCTGGCTGGAGCAGTGAGGCAAAGCATTCATACAAAAAGAATGACTCAGGCTGCACTTGGATTAGCACAAGCTGAAAACTTAATCTACAAACACGAGAAG GTTAAACAAAGAGGAACTCCAATTCTTCTTTCGGACAAAAAGGTCTGTCAGGTGTGCCAAAATCCTTTCTGCGAGCCTGTATTTGTAAGATACCCAAATGGGGGTATGGTGCACACACACTGTGCTGCAAATAGACATCTGAATTCAAACATGACTCATCACTCTTCCAGCTCCAGCAATCAGACTTGA